From one Paenibacillus terrae HPL-003 genomic stretch:
- a CDS encoding inositol monophosphatase family protein — translation MQLRKPRNNDIESRVNTLNEHENEKVPYIVSGKSYTAVAINAASKAGEWIKSRLGTVEQLSTKQSPTDLVTEVDKGAEQMIRRLILTHFPDHAILGEEGVEPGAEASARALEAAREEEYLWIIDPVDGTTNFVHSLPYYSVSIALAHRGEVIVGVIYDPSRDEMFVAEKGKGAYVHGNLMRASREETLGDSLVCIGFPPDRTFAQPLNMKIAQALTPQVRGIRALGSAALHLAYVASGRLSAYCEIGLNAWDVAAGALLVQESGGTITDTLGRPYDLSVRHIAATNTAIHSQLIQVLKEADATGL, via the coding sequence ATGCAGCTTCGTAAACCACGTAACAATGATATAGAAAGTAGAGTGAACACGTTGAACGAACATGAAAACGAAAAGGTTCCCTATATTGTATCAGGAAAAAGTTATACCGCCGTGGCCATTAATGCGGCATCCAAAGCAGGGGAATGGATCAAAAGCAGACTGGGCACCGTCGAGCAGTTAAGCACCAAGCAGTCCCCGACGGACCTTGTGACCGAAGTGGATAAAGGTGCGGAGCAGATGATCCGCAGACTGATTCTCACGCATTTTCCCGACCATGCTATACTGGGCGAAGAGGGGGTAGAGCCCGGTGCCGAGGCTTCGGCCCGTGCATTGGAGGCTGCTCGTGAAGAGGAATATTTGTGGATTATTGATCCAGTAGACGGTACAACCAATTTTGTACACAGCCTGCCGTACTACAGTGTATCTATCGCTTTGGCCCACCGTGGAGAGGTGATTGTCGGTGTCATTTATGATCCGTCCCGCGACGAAATGTTTGTGGCTGAAAAAGGTAAAGGCGCGTATGTACATGGCAATTTGATGAGGGCATCCAGAGAAGAAACACTGGGAGACAGTCTGGTGTGCATCGGCTTCCCGCCGGATCGCACTTTTGCACAGCCGCTGAATATGAAGATTGCACAGGCACTTACGCCGCAGGTACGAGGCATTCGGGCCCTCGGCTCGGCAGCCCTGCATCTGGCTTATGTGGCATCGGGACGGCTGTCAGCCTATTGTGAAATCGGTTTGAATGCCTGGGATGTAGCAGCGGGCGCTTTGCTAGTACAGGAATCGGGAGGAACGATCACAGATACGCTGGGTCGGCCTTATGACCTCAGCGTGCGACATATTGCAGCGACCAATACGGCTATTCATTCTCAACTCATTCAAGTGCTGAAAGAAGCAGACGCAACCGGGTTATAA
- a CDS encoding amidase domain-containing protein encodes MGEREWKQALFAYVNQYNRSEVNGTPQPDEYLEVGQRMERAARTARLEQWYNERNAVPLRSETRAKPLRIVQDTPEEAVVDVQLHVRLFYEKGGMTHREDRIERERLTFTREGEAWQVARIERDPAEKKPAGGEVPFEEASFNQGGNLPLLNQGVLGFGSSARPSRYRREEAAAYADQWWDSFNPEFEGFDVDCTNYISQCLFAGGAPIHYTGKRESGWWYKGRVAGRELWSYSWAVSNSLERYLGSSSWGLTAEQVSRPEQLMLGDVIFYDWDGDGIFQHSTMVTAFDAGGMPLVNAHTVSSRHRYWDYKNSYAWTENTVYRFYHIADYF; translated from the coding sequence ATGGGGGAGCGGGAATGGAAGCAGGCCCTTTTTGCTTATGTGAACCAATATAACCGGAGTGAGGTGAACGGCACTCCGCAGCCGGATGAATATCTCGAGGTAGGCCAGCGGATGGAGCGTGCGGCCCGTACGGCCAGATTGGAACAGTGGTATAACGAGCGGAACGCCGTTCCCTTACGTAGTGAAACACGCGCCAAGCCGCTGCGAATTGTGCAGGATACGCCTGAGGAGGCTGTGGTGGATGTACAACTGCATGTCCGGCTCTTTTACGAAAAAGGCGGGATGACTCACCGGGAGGATCGGATTGAACGGGAACGTCTGACGTTCACGCGTGAGGGTGAAGCCTGGCAGGTAGCAAGAATCGAGCGTGATCCGGCAGAAAAGAAGCCGGCGGGGGGAGAGGTTCCTTTTGAAGAGGCTTCGTTTAATCAGGGTGGGAATCTGCCGCTGCTGAATCAAGGTGTACTGGGCTTCGGCTCATCAGCACGCCCCAGCCGATACCGCCGGGAAGAGGCGGCAGCCTATGCGGATCAGTGGTGGGATAGCTTCAACCCGGAGTTTGAAGGTTTTGATGTGGATTGCACCAATTATATCTCGCAATGCCTCTTTGCAGGGGGAGCACCGATCCACTATACTGGTAAAAGAGAATCGGGCTGGTGGTACAAAGGACGGGTCGCCGGACGTGAGTTGTGGAGCTACAGTTGGGCAGTTTCCAACAGTCTGGAGCGGTATTTGGGCTCCAGCTCGTGGGGGTTGACCGCCGAGCAGGTGAGCCGTCCGGAGCAGCTTATGCTGGGAGACGTCATTTTTTATGATTGGGATGGTGACGGCATCTTTCAGCACAGCACGATGGTAACGGCCTTTGATGCGGGCGGCATGCCGCTTGTCAATGCGCATACGGTAAGCTCCAGGCACCGTTATTGGGACTACAAAAATTCGTATGCGTGGACGGAAAATACGGTATATCGCTTTTATCACATCGCCGACTATTTTTAA
- a CDS encoding cache domain-containing sensor histidine kinase codes for MVLLITVLMLVNFAVVAVILKYVFHIYDNQMYKKTSEVLNISSIGIENELKDVEKVTFKVTTDEQLQRYLLQLERETSPYAKMVLRKKITNRLVAFAGSETYIYSMMVIDKEGQVMSAGNREGVPPELRSTLSELAAEYDGSNAWYAAGHSSLLAARQFKSFTDTNFTLKGLGTLAIRVRIDRIVADRVQTSGRDGQLMITDGKQMIYPETPLLNESDIQAELGRKQPYGIATYTGGTFFAAQTKSSYTGWTYLHMTPFDDMFRSITIIKEIVSAIFVIMLLIALALGARLSGSITKPIVQLIQNMRKIEKGDLDRLEEEALGAVPLSTQDEVGLLHRTYQKMIRRIRELINENVAKQLLLRETELKALQAQVNPHFLYNTLESVNWLAKANKQDRISEMVEALAFLLRSAVSFEEQLIPLQKELDIVRSYVTIQKTRFDERLVFHLDVPEELMDAQIPKLTLQPLVENAIHYALEPQVEPCRISIVIRVKEGALFLRVEDDGPGMTQDFLEKLRRGQVTTRGQGIGLTNIQERINLTFGTPWGIELHSKSGTGTSIHVCIPYVKGAQGHVQGAAG; via the coding sequence ATGGTACTGCTGATTACGGTGCTCATGCTGGTTAATTTTGCGGTTGTTGCAGTCATACTTAAATACGTATTTCATATTTATGATAATCAAATGTATAAAAAGACATCCGAAGTACTCAACATTTCTTCAATCGGCATTGAAAATGAGCTGAAGGATGTTGAAAAAGTTACTTTCAAAGTGACAACAGACGAACAGCTTCAGCGTTATTTGCTACAATTGGAAAGAGAAACCTCACCTTATGCCAAAATGGTGCTGCGTAAAAAAATAACGAATAGGCTTGTCGCCTTCGCAGGCTCCGAAACCTATATCTATTCTATGATGGTGATCGACAAAGAGGGGCAGGTCATGAGTGCGGGCAACCGTGAAGGGGTTCCCCCAGAGCTTCGATCCACCCTGTCGGAGCTGGCAGCCGAATATGACGGTTCCAACGCATGGTATGCGGCAGGCCACTCCTCCTTACTGGCAGCGCGGCAGTTCAAATCCTTTACAGATACCAATTTTACGTTAAAAGGGCTCGGAACGCTTGCGATTCGTGTGCGGATTGACCGGATTGTAGCGGATCGTGTGCAGACCTCCGGTCGTGACGGACAGTTGATGATTACAGATGGAAAGCAGATGATTTATCCCGAAACACCGCTTTTGAATGAAAGTGATATTCAGGCCGAGCTTGGGCGGAAGCAGCCTTATGGTATTGCAACCTACACAGGCGGAACCTTTTTTGCAGCTCAAACCAAATCCTCTTATACGGGCTGGACGTATTTGCATATGACCCCCTTCGACGACATGTTTCGCAGTATTACGATTATCAAAGAAATTGTAAGCGCTATTTTTGTCATTATGCTTCTGATCGCGTTGGCACTGGGAGCCCGATTATCTGGCAGTATTACGAAGCCGATCGTTCAACTCATCCAGAACATGCGTAAAATTGAAAAAGGAGATCTCGACCGTCTGGAGGAGGAAGCACTCGGCGCAGTCCCGCTTTCCACACAAGATGAGGTGGGCTTGCTGCATCGAACGTACCAAAAGATGATCCGTCGCATCCGTGAGCTGATTAATGAGAATGTTGCGAAGCAGCTATTGCTGCGGGAGACGGAATTAAAGGCGCTTCAGGCTCAGGTTAATCCACATTTTTTGTATAACACGCTGGAGTCCGTGAACTGGCTCGCCAAGGCGAATAAGCAGGATCGGATTTCGGAAATGGTGGAGGCGCTGGCCTTTCTGTTGCGCAGTGCGGTCAGTTTTGAGGAACAGCTCATCCCACTTCAAAAAGAGCTGGATATCGTGCGAAGTTATGTAACGATCCAAAAAACACGCTTCGATGAGCGTCTTGTTTTCCATCTGGATGTGCCAGAGGAGCTGATGGATGCGCAAATACCGAAGCTGACGCTTCAACCCTTGGTGGAAAATGCCATTCATTATGCGCTGGAGCCGCAAGTTGAGCCGTGTCGGATTTCTATTGTTATCAGGGTGAAAGAAGGTGCACTTTTCCTGCGGGTGGAGGACGACGGGCCGGGAATGACACAGGATTTTCTGGAAAAGCTGCGAAGAGGGCAGGTCACGACCCGTGGACAGGGCATCGGCCTTACCAATATTCAGGAACGGATTAACCTGACATTTGGTACTCCATGGGGGATAGAGCTGCACAGCAAGTCAGGAACAGGAACGTCGATTCATGTCTGTATTCCATATGTGAAAGGGGCACAGGGTCATGTACAAGGTGCTGCTGGTTGA
- a CDS encoding response regulator transcription factor codes for MYKVLLVDDERMILEGISQVVDWNKAGTKLVGTARNGIEAYDQIQASPPDFVISDISMPGLDGIGLVAKTTEHFPDVRFILLSGYKDFDYACRAMQYGVKHYLLKPCNERQIHEALTELGQEREEQEERKQFVNRMKLDFQRMLPHVKEHFLKEFISYKTYGSRDIAFYERLFGLELQDKQVRMLLLRVEESHEPEHLFALQNIAADLMDNVLLGTTMQGQLLIVLESGNDTSRLMEQLDAVRATFRRFYKLEVTVAVSESDSMEHSRGMYRETLHCMNHRFYTGEGSLITKEDLAVEEPREMADLELDEEKFGLLIKAGNTEEVAQEVDRLFGILSRMKLEISVTRSYVLQLYAAMIRICPEEERAAFTSRMVVLAEQKTLACLKSFVQEAAGRMTAIYYKSNVYRQSSTVDKMITIIEQNYRKSDLSLNAVAGQMLYMNSDYLGKIFKKVTGENFSHYVNRYRIERAAEHIRETGDVKVFELAEWFGFGGNAQYFSQVFKKWAGMTPSEYIKSHERG; via the coding sequence ATGTACAAGGTGCTGCTGGTTGATGATGAGCGTATGATTTTGGAAGGCATATCACAGGTGGTAGATTGGAACAAAGCAGGGACAAAGCTGGTGGGTACGGCACGCAATGGGATTGAGGCCTATGATCAGATTCAGGCCAGTCCGCCTGATTTTGTGATCAGCGACATCTCTATGCCTGGATTGGATGGCATCGGCCTGGTTGCCAAAACGACGGAGCATTTTCCAGATGTTCGTTTCATTCTGTTGTCCGGCTATAAGGATTTCGACTATGCTTGTCGAGCCATGCAATACGGAGTAAAGCATTATTTATTAAAGCCCTGCAATGAGCGACAAATCCATGAGGCACTGACGGAATTAGGTCAGGAACGGGAGGAGCAGGAGGAACGCAAGCAGTTCGTGAACCGGATGAAGCTTGATTTTCAGCGTATGCTGCCTCATGTGAAGGAGCATTTTTTGAAGGAGTTTATTTCCTATAAAACTTACGGAAGCCGTGATATCGCTTTTTATGAGCGGTTATTTGGTCTGGAATTGCAAGATAAGCAGGTCCGAATGCTGCTGCTGCGGGTAGAGGAATCCCATGAGCCTGAGCATCTGTTTGCGCTGCAAAATATTGCGGCAGATTTAATGGATAATGTCCTGCTTGGTACGACCATGCAAGGCCAGCTGCTCATCGTGCTGGAAAGCGGGAACGATACGTCCAGGCTTATGGAGCAGCTTGACGCGGTACGTGCGACGTTTCGCCGTTTTTACAAGCTGGAGGTAACGGTTGCGGTTAGCGAGTCTGACAGTATGGAGCACTCAAGGGGGATGTACCGGGAGACACTGCATTGTATGAATCACCGTTTTTATACCGGGGAGGGCAGTCTGATTACCAAGGAGGATCTGGCAGTCGAAGAACCCCGGGAGATGGCAGATTTGGAGCTGGACGAAGAGAAGTTCGGCCTGCTGATCAAGGCTGGAAATACGGAGGAGGTGGCGCAGGAGGTAGATCGGCTGTTCGGTATCCTGTCCCGTATGAAGCTGGAAATTTCCGTGACCCGCTCCTATGTGCTTCAACTGTATGCAGCCATGATCCGCATATGTCCCGAGGAGGAACGCGCGGCGTTCACCAGCCGAATGGTCGTGCTGGCTGAGCAAAAAACGCTCGCTTGCCTCAAATCCTTCGTGCAGGAAGCCGCTGGACGAATGACCGCGATTTACTATAAAAGCAATGTGTACCGCCAGTCCTCCACCGTCGATAAAATGATCACCATCATCGAGCAAAACTATCGAAAATCCGATTTGTCCCTGAACGCAGTGGCTGGGCAAATGCTGTACATGAATTCCGACTACCTGGGGAAAATTTTCAAAAAGGTAACGGGTGAAAACTTTTCACATTACGTTAATCGCTATCGGATCGAACGTGCGGCTGAGCATATTCGGGAGACGGGAGATGTGAAGGTGTTTGAGCTGGCGGAATGGTTCGGCTTCGGCGGAAACGCTCAATATTTTAGCCAGGTGTTCAAAAAATGGGCGGGTATGACGCCATCCGAGTACATCAAGTCACACGAACGGGGATGA
- a CDS encoding ABC transporter substrate-binding protein, which produces MGKKGWFLIMAMLLVLTTACSGANSGGNSGASTDGKVKLRIAWWGSDTRHEYTQKVVDLYKQKNPNVTIDVEYASFDDYWKKLAPQAAANQLPDIVQMDISYISQYAKNGQLEDLAPYLNQKIQVADVNENVLKTGVIAGKQYGIPTGVNVLGFQYDPALLKKAGIDKIPDNWTWDQYKELALKAGSNKVYFDSSMAADIFFHYYLRTHGKSLYNAEGTGLGYDDDKLFVDFFGGLAELIKKGATPPPEIMNQTKGILEESDIVKGTGIGIWQWSNQYVGLQQVVNRPMALAPMFGPNMEKGVYMQPTMYWTVAARSQVKDEAAKFIDFWMNDVEANKLIKGERGVPISAKIKEAVAPELSEATKQVFDFVASMEPKASPMSPPPPVGSPEVIATLTDYIEQVNFGQMTAADAAVKFRADASTILANNKQ; this is translated from the coding sequence GTGGGCAAAAAGGGATGGTTTCTGATCATGGCTATGCTGCTCGTGCTGACGACGGCATGTAGCGGAGCGAACAGCGGTGGCAATTCGGGCGCAAGTACAGACGGGAAGGTAAAGTTGCGGATTGCTTGGTGGGGATCGGATACGCGTCATGAATATACGCAGAAGGTCGTTGACCTGTATAAGCAGAAAAATCCGAATGTGACGATTGATGTGGAATATGCCTCTTTTGATGACTATTGGAAAAAGCTCGCCCCGCAGGCTGCGGCAAACCAGCTGCCGGATATCGTGCAAATGGACATTTCGTACATTAGTCAATATGCGAAGAACGGTCAACTGGAGGATCTGGCACCTTACCTGAATCAGAAAATTCAGGTTGCTGACGTGAATGAAAATGTACTCAAAACCGGCGTAATTGCCGGAAAGCAATATGGTATTCCAACAGGTGTCAATGTGCTGGGCTTCCAGTATGACCCGGCCTTGCTGAAAAAAGCGGGCATAGACAAAATTCCTGACAACTGGACATGGGATCAATACAAAGAACTGGCCTTGAAGGCGGGCTCCAATAAAGTTTACTTTGACAGCTCCATGGCTGCCGATATTTTCTTCCACTACTATTTGCGGACACATGGAAAGTCTCTCTACAATGCGGAAGGAACAGGATTGGGGTATGACGACGATAAGCTGTTTGTTGACTTCTTCGGCGGATTGGCTGAGCTGATTAAGAAGGGGGCGACTCCGCCTCCTGAAATCATGAACCAAACCAAGGGGATTCTTGAGGAATCCGATATCGTTAAAGGAACAGGCATTGGCATTTGGCAGTGGTCCAATCAGTATGTAGGCTTACAACAGGTCGTTAACCGTCCGATGGCGCTGGCTCCGATGTTTGGGCCGAATATGGAAAAAGGCGTATACATGCAGCCTACGATGTACTGGACGGTTGCTGCCCGTTCACAGGTAAAGGATGAGGCCGCCAAGTTTATTGATTTCTGGATGAACGACGTAGAAGCGAATAAATTGATTAAGGGCGAGCGGGGCGTACCGATTTCCGCCAAAATCAAGGAAGCTGTAGCGCCTGAATTGAGCGAGGCTACGAAGCAGGTATTTGATTTTGTGGCTTCCATGGAGCCAAAGGCATCTCCAATGAGCCCACCGCCACCAGTCGGATCACCGGAAGTGATTGCGACCCTGACCGATTATATTGAGCAGGTCAATTTCGGGCAAATGACAGCGGCGGACGCAGCGGTCAAATTCCGGGCTGACGCAAGTACCATCCTTGCGAATAACAAGCAGTAA
- a CDS encoding carbohydrate ABC transporter permease, with protein MAWKTFKWPIYHILVAALALLMLYPVFWMLFSSFKESRTIFVTASSLFPTEWIWQNYVTGWKGTSGYNFGTYILNSLTIVVIATIGAVISSSLIAFGFARLKFKGRNIWFALMMMTLMLPGDVVLVPQYIIFTKLGWVNTILPLVVPSFFGMPFFIFLMVQFIRTIPAELDEAATIDGCGKFRLYFRIILPLLKSSLATAAIFSFYWKWEDLLGPVLYLNSPEKYTVSIALKMFLDSESASNWGGMFAMSILSLVPVIAVFFAFQKQIVQGMSTSGLKG; from the coding sequence ATGGCATGGAAAACGTTCAAATGGCCAATTTATCACATTCTGGTCGCTGCGCTGGCGCTCCTGATGCTGTATCCCGTATTTTGGATGCTGTTCAGCTCGTTCAAGGAGAGTCGGACGATATTCGTCACGGCATCCTCGCTTTTCCCTACAGAATGGATTTGGCAAAACTATGTGACAGGCTGGAAAGGCACAAGTGGATACAACTTCGGCACGTACATTTTGAATTCACTCACGATTGTTGTGATTGCCACGATTGGAGCCGTAATTTCCTCTTCATTAATCGCATTTGGCTTCGCACGTTTGAAATTCAAAGGGCGTAACATCTGGTTTGCCTTGATGATGATGACGCTGATGCTGCCAGGGGATGTGGTACTGGTACCGCAATACATTATTTTCACCAAGCTCGGCTGGGTCAATACGATTTTGCCGCTGGTGGTGCCATCATTTTTCGGGATGCCATTCTTTATCTTCCTGATGGTTCAGTTTATACGGACGATACCGGCGGAGCTGGATGAAGCGGCGACGATTGACGGATGCGGCAAATTCCGGCTGTATTTCCGAATTATTTTGCCATTGCTCAAATCCTCGCTGGCTACGGCGGCCATCTTCTCTTTCTACTGGAAGTGGGAGGATTTGCTGGGCCCGGTACTGTATCTGAATTCGCCGGAGAAATATACCGTATCTATTGCACTTAAAATGTTCCTCGACAGCGAGTCGGCCTCCAACTGGGGCGGAATGTTCGCCATGTCCATTCTGAGCCTGGTACCGGTTATCGCAGTATTTTTCGCCTTCCAGAAGCAAATTGTACAAGGAATGAGTACGAGTGGCTTGAAGGGATAA
- the uvsE gene encoding UV DNA damage repair endonuclease UvsE, translated as MIVRFGYVAMSVIVPNASPSKTMTMASFNKIGDREAAIRKLERIAAENLHNTLRLLRHNLASDIKVYRFSSKLIPLATHQDLRDWDPFQALAADFAEVGNYVKANGMRVSFHPDHFTVLSTPRPEVLQSSINDLKHHKAMLEAMGLGADAKNNIHIGGAYGDKVTSSQRFVEQVGALEVSLRERLTLENDDKTFNAVETLEACKRTGLPMVLDIHHQWVNNEGEKPWELWPGILDTWKGELAQTGSSPDDPLPPKIHASSPKSEKDPRGHADGVQVEPLFTFLRNIAGYTDRIDVMLEAKRKDEALFGLMKELHVREGDGVKVLDGASVEITP; from the coding sequence ATGATAGTAAGGTTCGGCTATGTAGCTATGTCAGTTATCGTACCCAATGCATCACCTTCCAAAACGATGACGATGGCCAGCTTTAACAAAATTGGAGATCGAGAGGCCGCGATCCGCAAGCTGGAACGAATTGCCGCCGAAAACCTGCATAATACATTGCGGTTGCTGCGTCATAATCTGGCAAGCGATATTAAGGTTTACCGTTTTTCATCCAAGCTGATTCCGCTGGCGACTCATCAGGATTTGCGTGACTGGGACCCTTTTCAGGCACTTGCCGCTGATTTTGCAGAGGTCGGGAATTATGTCAAGGCGAACGGGATGAGAGTCTCGTTTCACCCGGATCATTTTACAGTGCTGAGCACTCCCCGCCCGGAAGTACTGCAAAGCTCCATTAACGATCTCAAGCATCATAAAGCGATGCTGGAGGCGATGGGACTCGGTGCGGATGCCAAGAACAACATTCATATCGGCGGTGCGTATGGAGACAAGGTGACGTCGAGTCAGCGTTTTGTAGAGCAGGTCGGTGCGTTGGAGGTTTCCTTAAGAGAACGGTTGACGCTGGAAAACGATGATAAGACCTTCAATGCTGTGGAAACGCTGGAAGCCTGCAAGCGGACAGGGCTGCCAATGGTTCTCGACATTCATCATCAATGGGTAAATAACGAGGGCGAGAAGCCATGGGAGCTGTGGCCTGGCATTTTGGATACATGGAAAGGGGAATTGGCTCAAACGGGCTCTTCTCCCGATGATCCACTGCCACCCAAAATCCATGCGTCCAGTCCCAAAAGTGAAAAAGACCCCCGCGGTCATGCCGACGGTGTTCAGGTGGAGCCGCTGTTTACCTTTTTGCGTAACATTGCCGGATATACGGATCGGATTGACGTCATGCTTGAAGCCAAACGCAAGGATGAAGCGTTGTTCGGGCTGATGAAGGAACTGCATGTACGAGAAGGTGACGGAGTAAAGGTGCTAGATGGGGCTTCGGTAGAAATTACGCCTTAA
- a CDS encoding D-alanine--D-alanine ligase → MAKQKLTVGLVYGGKSGEHEVSLQTAYAVLNAFDYEKYEIIPFYITKAGDWRRGSLLDAPLASVAQLKLEHAEGGTKAALDTLFGKLYGEQTLDVLFPLLHGTFGEDGTIQGLFEMADMPYVGAGVLASAAGMDKGVMKKLFEHAGLPQVKYCYFNSTQWAQTSHDLVRKMETELGYPCFVKPANLGSSVGISKATNREELEKAVELALQFDLKVIVEEYVDAREVEVSVLGNDEPIASVPGEIVSSSDYYDYAAKYTDGQSEMLIPAPLDEEVADRIREAALQAFRALEGCGISRADFFVRRSDGHILINEVNTMPGFTPFSMYPLLWRETGVSYQSLLDRMIALALERYERRSALHYENS, encoded by the coding sequence ATGGCAAAACAAAAATTAACCGTAGGGCTAGTGTACGGCGGCAAATCGGGCGAACATGAGGTTTCGCTGCAAACGGCGTATGCGGTACTGAACGCTTTTGATTATGAGAAATACGAGATTATTCCTTTTTATATTACGAAGGCTGGCGATTGGCGCAGAGGGTCGCTGCTTGACGCACCTTTGGCTTCTGTAGCGCAATTGAAGCTGGAGCACGCAGAAGGCGGTACGAAGGCGGCATTAGATACATTGTTTGGCAAGCTGTACGGAGAGCAGACGTTGGATGTGCTGTTTCCGCTGCTGCATGGCACCTTTGGTGAGGACGGAACGATTCAGGGCTTATTTGAAATGGCGGATATGCCTTATGTCGGTGCGGGAGTGCTGGCTTCTGCCGCAGGGATGGACAAAGGAGTCATGAAGAAGCTGTTTGAGCATGCGGGACTGCCGCAAGTGAAATACTGTTATTTTAATAGTACACAATGGGCGCAAACCAGCCATGATCTGGTGCGCAAGATGGAAACCGAGTTAGGGTACCCGTGCTTCGTCAAGCCGGCGAATCTGGGATCAAGTGTTGGCATTTCCAAAGCCACTAACCGGGAAGAGCTGGAAAAGGCAGTCGAGCTGGCTTTGCAATTTGATCTGAAGGTCATTGTGGAGGAGTATGTCGATGCCCGTGAGGTGGAAGTTAGCGTACTCGGCAACGACGAGCCAATTGCTTCCGTACCGGGCGAAATTGTATCGTCCAGCGACTATTACGATTATGCTGCCAAATACACGGACGGCCAATCGGAAATGCTCATTCCGGCACCGCTCGACGAGGAAGTGGCGGATCGTATCCGTGAAGCCGCATTGCAAGCATTCCGCGCTCTGGAGGGCTGCGGGATTTCCCGTGCCGATTTCTTCGTGAGACGTTCGGACGGACATATTCTTATTAATGAAGTAAATACGATGCCGGGCTTTACACCGTTCAGTATGTATCCATTGCTGTGGAGAGAAACGGGCGTATCCTATCAAAGCCTGCTGGACCGCATGATTGCACTCGCACTGGAGCGTTATGAACGCAGGTCTGCGCTGCACTACGAGAACTCATAA
- a CDS encoding carbohydrate ABC transporter permease, with the protein MSLRNHQSLRANMTGYAFISPFIVGFLAFTLIPMFISLYLSFTSYNLFTPPKWIGLGNFEKMFTSDPKYWNSIRVTFTYVLVGVPLRLIFALFVAMILNTKSRMVGTYRTMYYLPSIIGGSVAVSIMWRNIFSNDGIVNSLLSALGATPVKWFGDPNASLTMLITLSVWQFGSSMLIFLAGLKNISVEMYEASSVDGASPVRKFFSITLPLLSPIILFNLIMQTISAFMTFVPAYVISKGEGGPMDGTMLHSLYLFRQAFMFSNMGYAAAMAWVMLIMIAILTAILFLTSKYWVFYETEKGR; encoded by the coding sequence ATGAGCTTGCGAAATCATCAGAGCTTGAGAGCTAATATGACCGGATATGCGTTTATCAGCCCGTTTATTGTGGGCTTTCTGGCGTTTACATTAATTCCGATGTTTATTTCGCTGTATCTGTCCTTTACAAGCTACAATCTATTCACCCCGCCCAAATGGATTGGCCTGGGTAACTTCGAAAAAATGTTCACAAGCGACCCGAAATACTGGAATTCGATCAGGGTCACGTTTACGTATGTATTGGTTGGTGTACCGCTGCGACTGATTTTCGCACTGTTTGTGGCTATGATTTTGAATACCAAATCACGTATGGTCGGCACCTATCGGACGATGTACTATCTGCCGTCCATTATCGGGGGCAGCGTCGCGGTATCCATCATGTGGCGCAACATTTTCAGCAATGACGGCATTGTAAACAGCTTGCTTTCGGCCTTGGGGGCAACCCCGGTAAAATGGTTTGGTGATCCGAATGCTTCGCTTACGATGCTGATCACCTTGTCCGTATGGCAATTCGGCTCCTCCATGCTCATTTTTCTGGCTGGATTGAAGAATATTTCGGTTGAAATGTACGAGGCGTCCAGCGTGGACGGCGCATCGCCAGTGCGAAAATTTTTCAGTATTACGCTGCCTCTGCTTAGTCCGATTATTTTATTTAACCTGATTATGCAGACGATCAGCGCCTTTATGACCTTTGTTCCAGCCTATGTTATTTCGAAGGGTGAGGGCGGTCCGATGGATGGGACGATGCTGCATTCGCTGTATTTGTTCCGGCAAGCGTTTATGTTCAGCAATATGGGATATGCGGCGGCTATGGCCTGGGTCATGCTCATTATGATTGCGATACTGACAGCGATTTTATTTTTAACCTCCAAATACTGGGTATTCTATGAAACGGAAAAGGGGCGCTGA